A stretch of the Streptomyces sp. NBC_00654 genome encodes the following:
- a CDS encoding cupin domain-containing protein: MNWFERCVPDTETFLRTHWRTAPVVLRPAEPPLELLTGAGLDAILDGGLLRTPYAGLYTADGQIPDERFCPPRRVTGRAVEGYVDGQAVRDLIRDERATLQLRYVDQWHPPVRALAAGIGEQLGRLVEAFYFFSQPGRHGPVHRDDGDLLAIQLGGAKRWHVYAGPADANWEPVRADEPGPLLLDTVVHPGEILYVPRGFAHTAAAVGDAPSAHLTVVIREAGTDHLRNALLSRISGGITLPGRPLDDDALLGAAASLLGHLREQLADVTPEALVAQARPHAFSSRPTA, from the coding sequence ATGAACTGGTTCGAACGGTGCGTACCGGACACCGAGACGTTCCTGCGTACCCACTGGCGTACGGCCCCGGTGGTCCTCCGGCCCGCCGAACCGCCGCTTGAGCTGCTGACCGGCGCGGGGCTCGACGCGATCCTGGACGGCGGACTGTTGCGCACCCCGTACGCGGGCCTCTACACGGCGGACGGCCAGATCCCCGACGAGCGGTTCTGCCCGCCCCGCCGGGTCACCGGACGTGCCGTGGAGGGCTATGTCGACGGACAGGCCGTCCGCGACCTCATCCGGGACGAACGCGCCACGTTGCAGCTGCGATACGTCGACCAGTGGCACCCACCCGTACGCGCGCTCGCGGCCGGCATCGGCGAACAGCTCGGGCGCCTGGTGGAAGCGTTCTACTTCTTCTCCCAGCCCGGCCGCCACGGGCCGGTGCACCGCGACGACGGCGATCTGCTGGCGATCCAGCTCGGCGGCGCCAAACGGTGGCACGTGTACGCCGGGCCCGCCGACGCGAACTGGGAGCCGGTCCGGGCGGACGAACCGGGGCCGCTGCTCCTCGACACCGTCGTACACCCCGGCGAAATCCTTTACGTACCCAGGGGTTTCGCGCACACGGCGGCGGCGGTGGGGGACGCTCCCTCGGCCCATCTCACGGTGGTGATCCGCGAGGCCGGCACCGACCATCTGCGCAACGCCCTGCTGTCCCGGATCTCCGGGGGAATCACCCTCCCGGGCCGTCCGCTGGACGACGACGCCCTGCTCGGCGCCGCGGCCTCCCTGCTCGGACACCTCCGGGAGCAGTTGGCCGACGTGACGCCCGAGGCCCTCGTGGCCCAG